Proteins from one Halovivax limisalsi genomic window:
- a CDS encoding metal ABC transporter substrate-binding protein: MPRITRRRFTAGALGATLGAVSGCLDAATSDDSDDGRSTARASFFVFGDFASEVAGDVSTASTLVPVGQHGHGWEPGPRIQAEVLDSDLFIYGMDGFQPWADALVASLRADDADVDIVPAGAGVEPVDREAGHEDGDGSHDHDGHDGDGAHEEDDGDHDHDHGGRTDPHFWLDPLQAKQAVETIRRGFVAVDEANEATYAETAASYGSRLDELDRAFESVVSDASNDVVLVAGHDAFGHLARRYGFEVRTLTGLSPDARPTPRDVERARKIVDEHDLRYVCADPLESQRAATQIVEETDAIEVLPLTPIPGQTEAWADDGWGYVEIMDRVNLETLETALDA; encoded by the coding sequence ATGCCTCGAATCACACGACGTCGATTCACGGCGGGTGCTCTCGGCGCGACCCTGGGGGCGGTATCGGGTTGTCTCGACGCCGCCACGAGTGACGATTCCGACGACGGGCGGTCGACGGCGCGAGCGTCGTTCTTCGTCTTCGGTGATTTCGCGAGCGAAGTCGCTGGCGACGTCTCGACCGCATCGACGCTGGTGCCGGTCGGCCAGCACGGCCACGGGTGGGAACCCGGGCCGCGCATTCAGGCGGAGGTGCTCGACTCGGACCTCTTCATCTACGGCATGGATGGGTTCCAGCCGTGGGCGGACGCCCTCGTGGCCAGTCTGCGCGCCGACGACGCCGACGTCGATATCGTCCCCGCCGGCGCGGGCGTCGAACCCGTCGACCGGGAGGCGGGCCACGAGGACGGCGACGGAAGCCACGACCACGACGGACACGATGGCGACGGCGCCCACGAGGAAGACGACGGAGACCACGATCACGACCACGGTGGCCGGACGGACCCGCACTTCTGGCTCGATCCGCTGCAGGCGAAGCAGGCCGTCGAAACGATTCGGCGGGGGTTCGTCGCGGTCGACGAGGCGAACGAGGCGACGTACGCGGAGACCGCGGCGTCGTATGGATCTCGCCTCGACGAACTCGATCGCGCGTTCGAGTCGGTCGTCTCGGACGCGTCGAACGACGTCGTGCTGGTCGCGGGCCACGACGCCTTCGGCCACCTGGCCCGGCGGTACGGTTTCGAGGTGCGAACGCTGACCGGACTTTCGCCCGACGCACGGCCGACGCCGAGGGACGTCGAGCGGGCCCGCAAGATCGTCGACGAGCACGACCTGCGCTACGTCTGTGCCGATCCACTCGAATCACAGCGCGCGGCTACCCAGATCGTCGAGGAGACAGACGCGATTGAGGTGCTTCCGTTGACGCCGATCCCGGGACAGACGGAGGCGTGGGCCGACGACGGATGGGGATACGTCGAGATCATGGACCGTGTCAATCTCGAGACGCTCGAGACGGCCCTCGACGCATGA